A region of Reichenbachiella carrageenanivorans DNA encodes the following proteins:
- a CDS encoding DUF3109 family protein, whose amino-acid sequence MIILDNAVLSDDIKERHFVCDLNKCHGACCVEGDLGAPLEENELPLLEEVLEAVKPYMSQEGLAALEREGSYILDEEGDYSTTTIAGKECTFAIYDEKNILKCAIEQAYLDGKTKWKKPISCHLYPIRITKYDHYDALNYDQWDICDPACKLGDELKVPIYKFLKDPLTRKYGEKWYSQLVKEIEE is encoded by the coding sequence ATGATCATTCTCGACAATGCCGTACTCTCCGATGATATCAAAGAAAGACATTTCGTTTGCGACCTCAATAAATGCCATGGCGCTTGCTGCGTAGAGGGCGATTTAGGAGCTCCATTAGAAGAGAATGAACTGCCCTTGCTCGAAGAAGTACTCGAAGCCGTGAAGCCGTATATGTCTCAAGAAGGGCTAGCAGCACTTGAAAGAGAAGGCAGCTATATCTTGGATGAAGAAGGGGACTACTCTACTACTACTATAGCAGGGAAAGAATGCACTTTTGCCATCTATGATGAGAAAAACATCTTAAAATGTGCCATCGAGCAGGCTTACCTAGATGGAAAGACCAAATGGAAAAAACCAATATCATGTCATCTCTACCCCATACGGATCACAAAATATGATCACTACGATGCTCTCAATTATGATCAATGGGATATTTGTGACCCAGCTTGTAAGCTTGGAGATGAACTCAAAGTGCCTATATACAAGTTTTTGAAGGATCCACTGACCAGAAAATATGGAGAAAAATGGTACAGTCAGTTGGTCAAAGAAATCGAAGAATAG
- a CDS encoding N-formylglutamate amidohydrolase: protein MAFEIIDPKTNQVPILISVPHCGTGIPSAIRDQYDTEMIQSIDDTDWFVDQLYDFVDMLGIKMVKAKYSRWVIDLNRATDNTPLYQDGRVITALCPTTNFNNKRIYKNSSPTQEEINQRISSYYYPYYDQVRLELTKLQRQYKHVLFFDAHSIRQYVPGIQKDIFPDLILGDVDGKSADTRLTSAATDILVNSGYTFKHNHPFKGGNLTRTFGQPQNRVHGLQLEMAKTVYMNDRETMYDTKRASRIRTVLHNLFETLIITLNDMNR, encoded by the coding sequence ATGGCATTCGAAATCATTGACCCCAAAACAAATCAAGTCCCCATTCTGATAAGTGTACCTCATTGTGGTACAGGCATTCCCAGTGCTATTCGCGATCAATACGATACCGAAATGATCCAATCCATAGACGATACTGATTGGTTTGTAGATCAGCTATACGACTTTGTAGATATGCTAGGCATCAAAATGGTGAAAGCCAAATACAGTCGTTGGGTCATAGACCTAAACAGAGCCACAGATAATACGCCACTCTACCAAGACGGTCGTGTGATCACTGCTCTATGTCCCACAACCAATTTCAACAATAAGCGCATTTACAAAAATAGTAGTCCTACCCAAGAAGAAATCAACCAACGAATCAGCAGCTATTATTATCCTTACTATGACCAAGTTCGCTTAGAGCTGACCAAACTTCAACGGCAGTACAAGCACGTCTTGTTTTTCGACGCACATTCTATTCGACAATATGTACCAGGTATCCAAAAAGATATTTTCCCAGATCTAATTCTAGGTGACGTAGATGGAAAATCGGCCGATACTCGTCTCACAAGTGCAGCAACCGACATATTGGTTAACTCGGGCTATACCTTTAAACACAACCATCCCTTCAAAGGCGGCAATCTCACACGTACCTTTGGTCAGCCACAAAATCGCGTCCATGGACTACAACTGGAAATGGCAAAAACCGTCTACATGAACGACCGTGAAACCATGTATGACACCAAGCGAGCCAGCCGTATCCGAACCGTCTTACACAATCTTTTTGAAACCTTGATCATCACTCTAAATGACATGAACCGATGA
- the hutF gene encoding formimidoylglutamate deiminase, with the protein MSKIWKFDGLLLNEGWMCPCYVTTNEQGIIEEIADKNTSSSAVIEVVSGYAIPGFQNAHSHAFQYAMSGLAEIHPDPTSADDFWSWRETMYNIALSMDPDQFEHIATMLYAEMLSHGYTHVAEFHYVHHNKDGLRYDHLAEMGTRLIAAAQTAGIGITLIPIFYQKGGFGQAPGFKQKRFISATAKDYLELLSASEEATKNYSRSNVGIGIHSLRAVDQYAIQATLAETKRLPIHIHIAEQLKEVEDCLAHYQQRPVEWLLNTFDVHSHFHLVHATHLNKKEISGIAQSGAHVVLCPSTEGNLGDGIFPLSTFQQQGGQWSIGTDSHIGLNPLEELRMLDYGQRLTTHRRNQFVSYANGDSGLFGLDMAWKAGRKAMGNQEEAYFAIGQSFDAVVIDSQTPHIATSSPQHILATLIYSGDRSSFKGTLVRGIWKAKDGKHVSFDSILSQYKKTIAKLKIR; encoded by the coding sequence ATGAGCAAAATTTGGAAATTTGACGGGCTATTACTAAACGAAGGATGGATGTGCCCCTGCTATGTAACGACTAACGAACAAGGCATCATTGAAGAAATAGCAGATAAAAACACATCCTCCTCTGCGGTCATAGAAGTAGTCTCTGGCTATGCCATTCCTGGCTTTCAGAATGCTCATTCACACGCCTTTCAATACGCCATGTCAGGACTCGCAGAGATCCATCCTGACCCTACTTCAGCAGACGACTTTTGGAGCTGGCGAGAAACCATGTACAACATTGCCCTATCGATGGATCCTGACCAGTTTGAACACATCGCCACTATGCTGTATGCTGAAATGCTCTCGCACGGCTACACCCATGTGGCAGAATTTCACTATGTACATCACAACAAAGATGGCCTTCGCTATGATCACTTAGCTGAAATGGGCACTCGACTAATCGCTGCAGCTCAAACAGCTGGTATTGGCATTACACTCATCCCAATTTTTTATCAAAAAGGAGGCTTTGGACAAGCGCCAGGATTCAAACAAAAAAGATTTATTTCCGCGACAGCCAAAGACTATTTAGAGCTACTCTCTGCCTCTGAAGAGGCTACAAAAAACTATAGTAGATCAAACGTAGGCATAGGCATCCACTCGCTACGCGCAGTAGATCAGTATGCAATCCAAGCGACATTGGCAGAAACCAAACGTCTTCCCATACATATTCATATCGCAGAGCAGCTCAAGGAAGTCGAAGATTGTCTGGCTCATTACCAACAAAGGCCTGTGGAGTGGCTACTCAATACCTTCGATGTTCATTCTCATTTTCATTTGGTTCATGCCACACATTTAAACAAAAAGGAGATCAGCGGTATAGCACAATCTGGCGCACACGTCGTCTTGTGCCCGTCTACAGAGGGCAATCTGGGGGATGGTATATTTCCACTGAGTACTTTTCAACAGCAGGGCGGCCAATGGTCGATTGGTACAGATAGCCACATCGGGCTCAATCCTTTGGAAGAACTGCGTATGCTCGACTATGGACAACGGCTAACTACACATCGTCGCAATCAGTTCGTCTCCTATGCGAATGGAGATTCTGGGCTATTTGGCTTAGATATGGCATGGAAAGCAGGTCGCAAAGCCATGGGCAATCAAGAAGAAGCTTATTTTGCAATAGGCCAATCATTCGATGCGGTGGTCATCGATAGCCAAACTCCTCATATAGCTACTTCCTCTCCCCAACATATACTCGCCACGCTAATATATAGTGGAGACAGAAGTTCATTTAAAGGTACATTAGTCCGTGGAATTTGGAAAGCAAAAGATGGCAAACACGTGTCTTTCGATAGTATTTTGTCTCAATACAAAAAAACCATAGCCAAACTAAAAATCAGATAA
- a CDS encoding response regulator, which produces MTKKIKVLIIDDDEINNLICTKVIKDYNPEMSVESLTSSTKGLTYLGDLVRNSPEELPDVILLDINMPTISGWDFIREYRKMMTAVESEKIKLFVLTSSQYYQDAELADQYREVQKLFTKPLTSDILKEIDSYL; this is translated from the coding sequence ATGACAAAAAAAATTAAGGTCCTAATAATTGATGATGACGAAATAAATAACCTAATCTGCACCAAAGTTATCAAAGATTATAATCCTGAAATGTCAGTAGAATCGCTTACCAGTTCTACCAAAGGGCTTACCTATTTGGGAGATTTGGTAAGGAATAGTCCAGAAGAATTGCCTGATGTAATTTTGTTGGATATCAATATGCCTACCATTAGTGGTTGGGATTTTATACGTGAGTATCGCAAGATGATGACGGCAGTAGAGAGCGAGAAGATCAAGCTTTTTGTACTTACTTCTTCTCAGTATTATCAGGATGCGGAACTGGCTGATCAGTATCGAGAGGTACAGAAGTTATTTACCAAACCGTTGACCTCGGATATCCTCAAAGAGATAGACTCCTATCTATAG
- a CDS encoding DUF2911 domain-containing protein: protein MKKNLIIAATGIMIACLATSISLYAQQKASPPKVTQASVNDNKVVINYSSPSKKGREIYGGLVPYDKIWRTGANEATTIELSKDANIGGVDVKAGKYALFTIPGEKEWTIIINSNAKQWGTNSYDKGKDVGRFTVAPSALRNEQESFTIDLNDSGTTTISWDKTMVQFTIK, encoded by the coding sequence ATGAAGAAGAACTTAATCATCGCAGCCACTGGTATTATGATTGCTTGTCTAGCTACAAGTATCAGTCTATATGCACAGCAAAAAGCTAGTCCTCCTAAAGTGACACAAGCCTCAGTAAACGACAACAAAGTCGTTATTAACTACAGTAGTCCTTCCAAAAAAGGAAGAGAAATCTACGGGGGATTAGTGCCCTATGACAAGATCTGGAGAACTGGCGCCAACGAAGCCACTACCATCGAGCTATCCAAAGATGCTAATATCGGTGGAGTAGATGTAAAAGCTGGTAAGTACGCCCTATTCACTATTCCTGGTGAAAAAGAGTGGACCATCATCATCAACTCCAACGCTAAACAATGGGGCACTAACTCCTATGACAAAGGCAAAGATGTTGGCCGATTTACAGTGGCTCCTTCTGCTCTCAGAAATGAGCAGGAAAGCTTCACCATTGATCTAAATGATTCTGGTACAACTACAATCTCATGGGACAAAACCATGGTGCAGTTCACTATCAAGTAA
- a CDS encoding DUF6428 family protein encodes MKTSELLTLLKGNPEMGLVFEIESGQFVKPTFHITEVKNVTVESVDCGGNPDTYKETIIQLMVNPLEKMRKPWTAQKALDIFEKVGQLKPMDDDAEVFFEYGDLTMRTSNFSVENVIFNEDNIHFELFAKPTVCKPSLNPNAKQCC; translated from the coding sequence ATGAAAACATCAGAATTATTAACTCTCCTTAAGGGAAATCCCGAAATGGGATTGGTATTCGAAATAGAAAGTGGTCAATTCGTAAAACCCACTTTTCATATCACAGAAGTGAAAAATGTAACCGTAGAATCTGTAGACTGCGGTGGTAATCCAGATACTTATAAAGAGACCATCATCCAGCTCATGGTAAACCCATTAGAAAAGATGAGAAAGCCATGGACTGCTCAAAAAGCACTTGATATTTTCGAAAAAGTAGGACAGCTCAAACCTATGGATGACGACGCAGAAGTGTTTTTTGAATATGGGGATCTGACCATGCGCACTTCCAACTTTAGTGTAGAAAATGTAATATTCAATGAAGACAATATTCACTTCGAACTATTCGCTAAACCTACAGTATGTAAGCCGAGCCTAAACCCTAATGCAAAGCAGTGCTGCTAA
- a CDS encoding replication-associated recombination protein A — protein MLDNPMPLAEKLRPNTLDELVGQDHLKNILKRAISSGAVPSMILWGPPGVGKTTIANIIANSAKMPFYTLSAISAGVKDIREVIQKSRLGSKAILFIDEIHRFNKGQQDALLGAVEKGQVSLIGATTENPSFEVNAALLSRCQVYTLNALSKENLTELINKAVNHPSIFKDKKVKIKEDQALMRLSGGDGRKLLNLLELVVDSLGKNAMVTNDTVTEIAQKKAAIYDKSGEMHYDIISAFIKSIRGSDPNAAVYYLARMIEGGEDVKFIARRLLILASEDIGNANPTALVIANNAFQAVNVIGYPEARIILSQCVVYLACSAKSNASYMAINRAQQLVRETGDLSIPLGIRNAPTKLMKEIGYGQGYQYAHDHSGNFVEYEFMPNELRGQVLFEPGKNAREEDMRKKLRAQWKDKYGY, from the coding sequence ATGCTTGACAATCCCATGCCCTTAGCGGAAAAACTGAGGCCCAACACCCTTGATGAATTAGTAGGTCAGGATCACCTGAAGAACATTCTGAAGCGAGCGATCAGCTCTGGCGCTGTTCCATCTATGATCCTATGGGGGCCTCCTGGAGTAGGAAAAACCACAATCGCCAATATCATTGCCAATTCTGCAAAGATGCCTTTTTATACCCTGAGCGCTATCAGTGCAGGAGTCAAAGACATTCGCGAAGTCATACAAAAATCAAGATTGGGATCGAAAGCCATCTTGTTTATAGACGAGATTCACCGATTCAATAAAGGTCAGCAGGATGCATTGCTAGGAGCGGTAGAAAAAGGGCAAGTGTCTTTGATAGGTGCCACTACCGAAAACCCAAGCTTCGAAGTCAATGCCGCACTTCTGTCTCGGTGTCAGGTATACACGCTTAATGCACTGTCGAAAGAAAACTTGACTGAGCTGATCAATAAGGCTGTGAATCACCCAAGTATATTCAAAGATAAAAAAGTAAAAATCAAAGAAGATCAAGCCTTGATGCGACTGTCTGGCGGTGATGGGCGCAAGTTGCTAAATCTGCTGGAGTTGGTTGTGGACTCTTTGGGTAAAAATGCAATGGTGACCAATGATACGGTGACTGAAATTGCACAAAAGAAAGCTGCGATCTATGACAAAAGTGGTGAGATGCATTATGATATTATCTCTGCTTTTATCAAATCTATTAGAGGCAGCGATCCTAATGCCGCCGTCTATTATCTTGCCAGAATGATCGAAGGAGGAGAGGATGTGAAATTCATCGCTCGTCGGCTGTTAATTTTAGCCTCAGAAGATATTGGCAACGCCAATCCAACCGCACTCGTCATTGCCAACAATGCCTTTCAGGCAGTGAATGTGATCGGTTATCCAGAGGCTCGAATTATTCTCAGTCAGTGTGTGGTGTATTTGGCCTGTTCGGCCAAAAGCAATGCATCTTATATGGCCATCAACCGTGCACAGCAACTTGTGCGAGAAACGGGCGATTTGTCTATACCTCTAGGTATTAGAAATGCACCTACCAAACTTATGAAAGAGATTGGTTACGGGCAGGGCTATCAATATGCGCACGATCATTCGGGCAATTTTGTGGAGTATGAATTTATGCCCAATGAGCTCAGGGGGCAAGTGCTTTTTGAACCAGGGAAAAATGCTCGAGAAGAAGATATGCGCAAAAAACTCAGAGCACAATGGAAGGATAAGTATGGATATTGA
- a CDS encoding SGNH/GDSL hydrolase family protein, translating to MTYKYLALGDSYTIGEAVTADQRWPHVLQGRLVGDGIKIEKPEIIAATGWTTDELQAAIEMAKPAKHYDLVSLLIGVNNQYRGYPIRQYKVEFEALLVQAIGFAQGKPAQTFVVSIPDYGVTPFAAAKNTVKIAREIEEYNRIAQVFCSKYQVAFVDITADSRRASSDPALIAEDGLHPSEKMYKKWVEAIYPVVKPILK from the coding sequence ATGACGTATAAATATTTAGCCCTTGGCGACTCCTATACGATAGGAGAAGCCGTGACGGCAGACCAGCGGTGGCCACATGTCTTGCAAGGCAGGTTGGTAGGGGATGGCATTAAAATAGAAAAGCCTGAAATCATAGCCGCCACTGGCTGGACTACCGACGAACTACAGGCTGCGATAGAAATGGCAAAGCCTGCCAAGCATTACGATTTAGTATCATTGCTCATCGGGGTCAACAACCAATATCGTGGCTATCCGATTCGCCAATATAAGGTAGAATTTGAGGCCTTGCTAGTTCAAGCCATTGGATTTGCTCAAGGTAAGCCAGCCCAAACTTTCGTGGTGTCGATTCCTGATTATGGAGTGACTCCATTTGCGGCAGCGAAAAACACGGTTAAAATTGCTAGAGAAATAGAAGAGTACAATAGAATCGCACAAGTATTTTGCTCTAAATACCAAGTAGCTTTTGTGGATATTACCGCTGATAGTAGAAGGGCTTCTAGCGATCCTGCTTTGATCGCCGAAGATGGGCTGCACCCTTCAGAAAAAATGTATAAAAAATGGGTCGAGGCCATATACCCTGTGGTAAAACCCATACTCAAGTAG
- a CDS encoding Lrp/AsnC family transcriptional regulator — MLMIGNTKIDKTDRKILKILQKNGKITNAKLSEEIGLSPAPTLERVKKLENSGIIKSYHAELDSAMLGLGVNTFVQVSLKGHNKPNIETFLARIRDIEEIIECHHITGSGDFILRIVAKDIASYQQLMLEKVSDIEIVDSLQSMVILSTFKNSKEIPIPADN, encoded by the coding sequence ATGCTAATGATCGGCAACACGAAAATTGATAAAACGGATAGGAAAATCCTAAAGATTTTACAAAAAAACGGTAAAATCACCAACGCCAAGCTTTCCGAAGAAATCGGACTGTCTCCAGCTCCCACACTCGAACGGGTCAAAAAACTTGAGAACTCAGGAATCATCAAAAGCTACCATGCAGAGCTCGACTCTGCCATGCTTGGACTGGGTGTCAATACCTTTGTACAGGTTTCCCTAAAGGGGCATAACAAACCCAATATCGAAACTTTTTTGGCACGAATCAGAGACATCGAAGAAATCATCGAGTGCCATCACATTACAGGCTCGGGAGATTTTATCTTGCGCATCGTAGCCAAAGATATTGCGTCTTATCAGCAGCTCATGCTAGAGAAAGTAAGCGACATAGAAATAGTGGATAGCTTGCAGTCTATGGTGATACTTTCTACCTTTAAAAACAGCAAGGAAATACCAATACCAGCGGATAATTAA
- a CDS encoding phosphoribosyltransferase family protein yields the protein MTKEKNLILSDLQIDQRIVRMAYEIYENNLDEKHLVMAGVSDNGFVFASMMSQALEKIAPIKCSVVRVDINKAAPFKEEVQLDNLEEKELNKKSIVLFDDVLNSGKTAAFALKAFLNTNIKKIEVCVMVNRSHKSFPIYPKYKGYELATSINEHVQVILQGKEKGVYLF from the coding sequence ATGACAAAAGAAAAAAACCTGATTTTGAGTGACCTTCAGATCGATCAGCGCATCGTAAGAATGGCCTACGAAATCTATGAAAACAATCTCGACGAGAAGCACCTCGTCATGGCAGGAGTATCTGACAATGGGTTTGTGTTTGCCTCTATGATGAGTCAAGCATTAGAAAAAATAGCTCCTATCAAGTGCTCTGTAGTACGTGTAGACATCAACAAAGCAGCGCCATTTAAAGAAGAAGTGCAACTGGACAACTTAGAAGAAAAAGAGCTGAACAAAAAGTCTATCGTCCTCTTCGATGATGTGCTCAACTCTGGCAAAACAGCAGCCTTTGCACTCAAAGCATTCCTCAATACCAACATAAAAAAGATTGAGGTCTGTGTGATGGTAAACCGCAGCCACAAATCCTTCCCGATCTACCCCAAGTACAAGGGGTATGAACTGGCCACCAGCATCAACGAACACGTGCAGGTAATCTTACAAGGCAAAGAAAAGGGCGTTTATTTATTTTAA
- a CDS encoding M16 family metallopeptidase, whose amino-acid sequence MKIVQKHLLLVIVFFVALQGHTQDLSLDEKIPFDPSIRTGTLKNGLKYFIKKNSKPEERVELRLVVNAGSVLEDDDQRGLAHFTEHMAFNGSAHFAKNELVNYLQSVGVKFGAHLNAYTSFDETVYILPIPSDDEIMDKGLTILEDWGRHLLFEPEEIEKERGVVIEEWRLGQGAQMRMIQDYLPIIFKGSKYAERLPIGTKETLETFQPETIKRFYHDWYRPDLMAVIAVGDIDVDKMESMIKKHFTKFKNPKNERPRVDVGVPDNKEPLVAVASDKEATNIIFNIMYKSDVEEVVTGNDYRKGLIQMLFSSMVNQRLRDLLQEANPPYLYASTSIGPFIARSKNAFSCVVVPKPDDIEGGVRTLMNEIKRVELHGFTASELKTEKLNLMEGYERAYKERDKTESESLVGELVRHFLEKEPVPGIEYEYEFTKKYLEGITVEEVNAIIGQQITEENRVVYLTAPEKEEVKMPTTTDLLAWVKASDESTPEALVETNLSDQLIEDEPAPGRVVEKSTIDDIGVTSIKLSNGAQVFIKSTDYKNDEVQFLAYRKGGISLAEDEEYWSASFATNIVGLSGVGAFSYTDLQKVLAGKSVGLQPYIGDYEEGFRGSAAPKDLETMLQLTYLYFTEIRKDESAFQSLMQRNRAFLANVMSDPNYYYQDKMAKILAQGNMRGGGIPTIADLERVDMDQALAFYQGRFSSPADFTFWFVGNVDEAVLVPLVEKYLGTGAPTKEEAWIDRGVRPPSGMVSEKVYKGSEPKSSVNMVFTGEMDYSREESYYLRCLSEILDIRLIEILREEKGGVYGVGASGSASKVPYENFEFTISFPCGPDNVEDLVASALGAVTEIQEQGVSEENLNKIKEAQRRDQELHWKTNNYWMNVLKTYHVNDYDYKEVTWLDQRIEDLTAEDLQRVAKKYLDTKSYIQVVLYPEE is encoded by the coding sequence ATGAAAATTGTACAAAAGCATCTGCTCCTTGTGATTGTGTTTTTTGTTGCTCTGCAGGGGCATACGCAAGACCTTTCTTTAGATGAAAAGATCCCTTTTGATCCGTCTATACGGACAGGGACACTCAAAAATGGTTTGAAGTATTTTATCAAGAAAAACAGTAAGCCAGAGGAACGAGTAGAGTTGCGTCTGGTGGTCAATGCAGGGTCGGTATTGGAAGATGATGACCAGCGTGGGTTGGCACATTTTACGGAGCATATGGCTTTTAATGGTTCGGCACATTTTGCAAAAAACGAACTGGTGAATTATCTACAATCTGTAGGAGTGAAATTTGGCGCTCACCTCAATGCCTATACCTCGTTTGATGAGACCGTGTACATATTGCCTATTCCGTCGGACGACGAAATCATGGATAAAGGCTTGACTATTTTGGAAGATTGGGGTAGACATTTGCTATTCGAACCAGAAGAAATAGAAAAGGAAAGAGGGGTAGTGATCGAAGAATGGAGACTCGGACAAGGGGCTCAGATGCGAATGATTCAAGACTATCTGCCGATCATTTTTAAAGGGTCAAAGTATGCAGAACGTCTTCCTATTGGTACCAAAGAAACGTTGGAGACTTTCCAGCCCGAGACAATTAAAAGATTTTATCATGATTGGTACAGGCCAGATTTGATGGCTGTGATTGCTGTGGGTGATATAGATGTAGATAAAATGGAGTCTATGATTAAGAAGCATTTCACGAAGTTTAAAAATCCTAAAAATGAACGGCCAAGAGTGGATGTGGGAGTGCCTGACAATAAGGAACCTTTGGTAGCGGTGGCTTCAGATAAAGAAGCAACCAATATTATTTTCAACATCATGTACAAATCTGATGTGGAGGAAGTGGTAACTGGCAATGATTATCGCAAAGGATTGATTCAAATGTTGTTCTCTTCTATGGTCAATCAAAGATTGAGAGACTTATTGCAAGAGGCTAATCCACCATATCTCTATGCTTCAACTTCCATTGGTCCTTTTATTGCCAGGAGTAAAAATGCGTTTTCATGTGTAGTTGTGCCAAAGCCAGACGATATAGAAGGAGGTGTTCGTACATTGATGAATGAAATCAAACGAGTAGAATTGCATGGGTTTACAGCTTCTGAATTGAAAACCGAAAAACTCAATCTGATGGAGGGCTACGAAAGAGCCTATAAGGAGCGCGACAAAACGGAGTCGGAATCGCTTGTGGGAGAATTGGTGCGTCATTTTTTAGAAAAAGAGCCAGTGCCAGGTATAGAATACGAGTATGAGTTTACCAAAAAATATCTCGAAGGTATTACTGTAGAAGAAGTCAATGCAATCATTGGTCAGCAGATCACAGAAGAAAATCGTGTGGTGTATCTGACAGCTCCTGAAAAAGAGGAAGTCAAAATGCCAACGACAACAGATCTTTTGGCATGGGTAAAAGCCTCTGACGAAAGTACACCTGAGGCATTGGTTGAAACGAATCTGAGTGATCAACTGATTGAGGACGAACCTGCTCCAGGTCGTGTGGTTGAAAAATCTACTATTGATGATATAGGGGTGACCTCCATCAAACTATCGAATGGTGCGCAGGTTTTTATCAAGTCTACAGATTACAAAAATGACGAAGTTCAATTTTTGGCTTATCGCAAAGGAGGGATTTCACTAGCCGAAGATGAGGAGTATTGGTCAGCTTCTTTTGCTACAAATATTGTTGGGTTGAGTGGTGTAGGTGCTTTTTCTTATACGGATTTGCAAAAGGTATTAGCGGGCAAGTCTGTAGGCTTGCAGCCATATATTGGTGACTACGAAGAGGGTTTTAGAGGTAGTGCAGCACCTAAGGACCTGGAGACGATGCTACAGCTTACTTATTTGTATTTTACTGAAATTAGAAAAGACGAGTCAGCATTTCAGTCGCTGATGCAGCGAAATCGTGCATTCCTTGCAAATGTGATGTCCGATCCCAATTATTACTATCAAGACAAAATGGCCAAGATATTAGCACAGGGCAATATGAGAGGGGGAGGTATACCTACGATAGCTGATTTGGAGCGTGTAGATATGGATCAAGCATTGGCTTTCTACCAAGGGAGGTTTTCTAGCCCAGCAGACTTTACTTTTTGGTTTGTGGGCAATGTAGACGAGGCAGTGCTCGTGCCGCTCGTAGAAAAATACCTAGGTACAGGTGCTCCTACCAAAGAGGAGGCATGGATAGATCGGGGAGTCAGACCGCCTAGCGGCATGGTGAGCGAAAAAGTGTATAAGGGCTCAGAGCCAAAGAGCTCAGTGAATATGGTATTTACTGGTGAGATGGACTATAGTCGTGAGGAGTCTTATTACCTCAGATGCTTGAGCGAAATCCTTGACATTCGATTGATCGAAATCTTACGTGAGGAAAAAGGTGGTGTCTATGGCGTAGGGGCTTCAGGGTCTGCAAGTAAGGTGCCTTATGAAAATTTCGAATTCACAATTAGCTTTCCTTGCGGCCCAGACAATGTGGAAGATCTGGTAGCGTCTGCATTAGGTGCGGTGACCGAGATACAAGAGCAGGGAGTGTCTGAAGAAAACCTCAACAAGATAAAAGAAGCGCAACGTAGAGACCAAGAGCTACATTGGAAAACCAATAACTACTGGATGAACGTGCTAAAGACTTATCATGTGAATGATTATGATTATAAGGAGGTGACATGGTTGGATCAGCGGATAGAAGATCTGACAGCCGAGGATTTGCAGCGTGTAGCAAAGAAATATCTCGATACGAAATCTTATATACAGGTGGTTTTATACCCTGAAGAATAA
- a CDS encoding DUF6134 family protein: MSFSFAQRLEYEVIKGDKNVGYMIAEKKVKGDTTTYAIDSETSIKMLLTFTVHYQLYEVYVDGRLVSGHAESKLNGSSRTKSKVWIENGEYIVEVNGFEEHLGTNPITYSVPELYFSEPGTKEDTFSQQFAENLIIKKDEPHVFTLYSEDGRNTHTYAKGICTHVKLNRTYASFYFQLKQ; encoded by the coding sequence GTGAGTTTCAGTTTCGCACAGCGTCTGGAATACGAAGTGATCAAAGGAGATAAGAATGTAGGCTATATGATTGCCGAAAAGAAAGTAAAAGGAGATACTACGACCTATGCCATAGACAGCGAGACCTCGATCAAGATGCTACTCACATTTACAGTACATTATCAGCTCTATGAGGTCTATGTAGACGGGCGTTTAGTGAGCGGTCATGCTGAGAGCAAATTGAATGGAAGCTCTCGAACCAAGTCAAAAGTGTGGATTGAAAACGGAGAGTATATAGTGGAAGTCAACGGGTTTGAAGAGCATTTGGGGACTAATCCGATTACCTATTCAGTACCAGAGTTATACTTTTCGGAGCCAGGTACAAAGGAGGATACTTTTTCTCAGCAGTTTGCCGAAAATTTGATTATCAAAAAAGATGAGCCTCATGTATTTACACTGTATTCAGAAGATGGCCGAAACACGCATACCTATGCAAAGGGAATTTGTACACACGTGAAACTCAATAGAACTTATGCTTCATTTTATTTCCAATTGAAACAATAA